In Maledivibacter sp., a single genomic region encodes these proteins:
- a CDS encoding signal peptidase I → MIKTILKWISNVLLGLLIIIVVISLISSFKGRKDPEHIPSVLGFKTMPVLTGSMRPVLEPGDMIVIKQIDTKKVKTNDVITYWIGNKLVTHRVVEIVNGNGNTSFRTKGDANNVEDGKLISPDKIVGRLAYKIPKGGYITNFIKSGKGFVLFFILPIVLLLGGEIKKVLFEVTAKKEKNHSDDMEV, encoded by the coding sequence ATGATAAAGACTATATTAAAGTGGATTAGTAATGTATTATTAGGACTTTTAATTATTATAGTTGTTATTTCTCTTATTTCATCATTTAAAGGTAGGAAAGACCCAGAACATATTCCCTCTGTATTGGGTTTTAAAACCATGCCAGTTTTAACTGGAAGTATGAGACCAGTCCTTGAACCAGGGGATATGATAGTGATTAAACAAATAGACACAAAAAAAGTAAAGACCAATGATGTTATTACCTATTGGATTGGGAATAAGCTAGTAACACATAGGGTTGTTGAGATAGTAAATGGGAATGGAAATACTTCTTTTAGAACTAAAGGAGATGCAAATAATGTTGAAGATGGGAAATTAATTTCCCCAGACAAAATAGTGGGAAGGTTGGCATATAAAATTCCAAAGGGTGGCTATATAACTAATTTTATTAAAAGTGGCAAAGGCTTTGTTCTGTTTTTTATACTTCCTATTGTTCTTCTTTTAGGAGGAGAGATAAAAAAAGTATTATTTGAAGTGACAGCAAAAAAAGAAAAAAATCATTCAGATGATATGGAAGTATAA
- a CDS encoding DNA-directed RNA polymerase subunit alpha, with amino-acid sequence MIEIEKPKIECIDLNDDFTYGKFVVEPLERGYGTTLGNSLRRILLSSLPGTAVKWIKVDGVLHEFSTISGVKEDVIEIILNLKSLAAKIHSDEDVKVVRINAQGPGKITAGDIKADADVEILNPELHIATLEEGSDLNMELGLSKGRGYVSADNNKEEGMPIGVIPVDSIYTPVKKVNYAVENTRVGQVTDYDRLTLEVWTDGSIQPDEATSLGAKIMNEHLNLFITLTDHIDDVEIMVEKEEDKKEKVLEMTIEELDLSVRSYNCLKRAGINTVEELTQRSEEDMMKVRNLGKKSLEEVKHKLAELSLGLKPSDE; translated from the coding sequence TAGAGCCTTTAGAAAGAGGCTATGGAACTACACTCGGTAATAGTTTAAGAAGAATTCTTTTATCATCTCTTCCGGGTACAGCTGTAAAATGGATTAAAGTAGATGGCGTACTACATGAGTTCTCTACGATATCTGGAGTTAAAGAAGATGTGATTGAAATCATATTAAATTTAAAAAGCCTAGCTGCAAAAATACATTCTGATGAAGATGTAAAGGTAGTTAGAATTAATGCTCAGGGACCAGGTAAGATTACTGCAGGAGACATTAAAGCTGATGCTGACGTAGAGATATTAAATCCAGAGCTTCACATAGCAACTCTAGAAGAGGGTTCTGATTTGAATATGGAATTAGGATTGTCTAAGGGTAGAGGGTATGTGTCAGCGGATAACAATAAGGAAGAAGGCATGCCAATAGGAGTTATACCAGTTGACTCAATATACACTCCAGTAAAGAAAGTGAATTATGCTGTAGAAAATACTAGAGTTGGACAGGTAACTGATTATGATAGGTTAACTTTGGAAGTTTGGACTGATGGAAGCATTCAACCTGATGAAGCTACTTCATTAGGTGCAAAGATTATGAATGAACATTTAAATTTATTCATAACTCTAACTGACCATATTGATGATGTTGAAATAATGGTTGAAAAAGAAGAAGATAAAAAAGAAAAAGTTTTAGAAATGACTATAGAAGAACTAGACCTTTCGGTTCGTTCATACAACTGTTTAAAGCGTGCGGGTATAAATACAGTTGAAGAGTTAACACAAAGAAGTGAAGAAGATATGATGAAGGTTCGAAACCTAGGCAAAAAATCACTAGAAGAAGTTAAGCATAAGCTAGCTGAGCTATCACTTGGCTTAAAACCTAGTGACGAATAG
- a CDS encoding CalY family protein, protein MKKKLVLTLLVIGLLTFGVGMGTYAWFSAQVDVTQGEEVFEVGTMALEKVQMGDTPGDIFARTNTQPMTFSQAWGEYLRDFRINNSGSLEVDIRPVIKNELVYNGAEKTLEELYEQYRIYVAIGTKDSTQPIFSDEKTALDFLKSSVSEYDNAYNDDFYSDQGEFVQFCCSIDDLQEKLKAAITDLDAKTLSEDAGLKIRIMPWLNYLADNEWQGVDLKSSFIFQGKQTNATWEDTYPDSAND, encoded by the coding sequence ATGAAGAAAAAATTGGTTTTGACTCTGCTTGTAATTGGTTTATTGACATTTGGTGTAGGAATGGGTACATATGCATGGTTTTCAGCACAGGTAGATGTTACACAGGGAGAAGAAGTTTTTGAGGTTGGTACTATGGCATTAGAAAAAGTTCAAATGGGCGATACACCTGGGGATATATTTGCAAGAACAAATACACAACCTATGACATTCAGTCAAGCCTGGGGAGAATATTTAAGAGATTTTAGAATAAACAATAGCGGAAGTCTAGAAGTGGATATTAGACCAGTCATTAAAAATGAATTAGTATACAATGGTGCTGAAAAAACACTAGAAGAATTATATGAGCAATATAGGATTTATGTAGCTATAGGAACAAAAGATTCCACTCAGCCTATATTTTCAGATGAAAAAACAGCACTCGATTTCTTGAAATCAAGTGTATCAGAATATGATAACGCATATAATGATGACTTCTATTCTGATCAAGGTGAATTCGTACAATTTTGTTGCTCTATAGATGATCTTCAGGAAAAACTTAAAGCCGCTATCACAGATTTAGATGCAAAAACTTTATCAGAAGATGCTGGTTTGAAAATCAGAATTATGCCTTGGTTAAACTATCTTGCAGATAATGAGTGGCAAGGAGTAGACTTAAAATCAAGTTTTATTTTCCAAGGAAAACAAACAAATGCAACATGGGAAGATACATATCCTGATTCAGCCAACGACTAG
- a CDS encoding energy-coupling factor transporter ATPase → MSIIVENLIHVYNANSPFETIALSDINFAIEAGEFVGLIGHTGSGKSTLIQHLNGLLKPTKGKIYINNLDISSKNVKLAEIRKKVGLVFQYPEYQLFEETVYKEVAFGPSNLGLSEAEIDTRVKEALSLVGMKFEEIKDRSPFELSGGQRRRIAIASIIAMKPEVLILDEPTAGLDPRGRDGILAEIKELHSKYKLTVILVSHSMEDIAKLVDKIIVMDKGKIALQGTPREVFKEAQSLEKIGLGIPQITHLIRKLREKGIDIRDDILTVEEAKNEILNLVREKKNA, encoded by the coding sequence ATGTCAATTATTGTAGAAAATCTTATACACGTTTATAATGCCAACAGTCCCTTTGAAACAATAGCACTATCGGATATAAACTTTGCCATTGAAGCAGGTGAATTTGTAGGGTTAATTGGACATACTGGCAGTGGAAAATCAACACTGATACAACACTTAAATGGATTATTGAAACCCACTAAGGGTAAGATTTATATAAACAATCTGGATATAAGTAGTAAAAATGTAAAGCTGGCTGAAATAAGAAAAAAGGTTGGATTAGTTTTTCAATATCCAGAATATCAATTATTTGAAGAAACAGTTTATAAAGAAGTTGCCTTTGGACCATCTAATTTAGGACTATCCGAGGCAGAGATAGATACTAGAGTGAAGGAAGCCCTAAGCTTAGTTGGAATGAAGTTTGAAGAAATAAAGGATAGGTCTCCCTTTGAACTAAGTGGTGGACAAAGGAGACGTATAGCTATAGCAAGTATAATAGCTATGAAGCCCGAGGTTCTTATATTAGATGAACCTACTGCAGGATTAGATCCAAGGGGAAGAGATGGCATTTTAGCAGAAATTAAAGAATTACATTCTAAATATAAGCTAACGGTTATTTTAGTGTCCCATAGCATGGAGGATATTGCTAAGTTAGTAGACAAAATAATAGTTATGGATAAAGGGAAGATAGCTTTACAGGGAACACCACGAGAAGTTTTTAAGGAAGCTCAGAGCCTTGAGAAAATAGGTCTGGGAATTCCTCAGATAACCCATTTAATTAGAAAGTTAAGGGAAAAAGGTATCGATATTAGAGACGATATCTTAACTGTTGAAGAAGCAAAAAATGAAATATTAAACCTAGTGAGGGAAAAGAAAAATGCTTAG
- the rplQ gene encoding 50S ribosomal protein L17 codes for MASYRKLGRPTDHRNLMLRNLVTSLLKNGRIETTETRAKETRKLAEKMITLAKRGDLHARRQVLAYMLDETVVKNLFDEVAPKYQERNGGYTRILKLGPRRGDAAPMAILELI; via the coding sequence ATGGCTTCATATCGTAAATTAGGACGTCCTACAGATCATAGAAATTTGATGCTTAGAAACCTTGTTACAAGTCTATTAAAGAATGGGCGTATAGAAACTACAGAAACAAGAGCTAAGGAGACTCGTAAGTTAGCAGAAAAAATGATAACACTTGCTAAAAGAGGCGACCTTCACGCAAGACGTCAAGTACTTGCATATATGTTAGACGAGACTGTTGTTAAGAACTTATTTGATGAAGTAGCACCAAAGTATCAAGAGAGAAACGGTGGCTATACAAGAATTCTTAAACTTGGGCCTCGTAGAGGAGACGCTGCTCCAATGGCTATACTAGAGTTAATATAG
- a CDS encoding S-layer homology domain-containing protein — protein sequence MKTNSRRIILFILVITMLSCLLPNLGCNKAYAMKNSNIVKWYITGDDTNGFTIRQEGKISQGIWQPGKNNGATLRIYNQSSKDITLTSLGLNLKVEPTSKLNTYGSLMKITFTKDQKKCVKTFIQMTTENVLDTLGEIRISKNQSSDLLYQVDMNSSAGNELQGVKARVKFFANISCASSENNKKKKHKVTAKEEEKYWYHDCIIALLDNKIIQGYPNGEMTIDDYRNGTVEPAAYIEGAIRPNENITRAETAELIDNALAKYLTNYDEVKDSDLSKYYVDHNDIRDWVKPHVMRVTVNHIMKGYPRTLNNKEYYFKPNKNISRQEMTAVLVRAFELKLENEGFELTFYDRGEIATWAEEYIKTAVENKAINGYPDKKFKPKDSITRAEAFTIICKLLGYHDTH from the coding sequence ATGAAAACAAATAGTAGAAGAATAATCCTATTTATACTTGTAATAACTATGCTATCTTGCTTGTTACCTAATTTAGGCTGCAATAAAGCATATGCAATGAAAAACAGTAATATAGTTAAGTGGTATATTACAGGTGATGATACAAATGGTTTCACTATTAGGCAAGAAGGAAAAATTAGTCAAGGTATATGGCAGCCAGGGAAAAATAATGGAGCAACTTTGAGGATATATAATCAATCATCAAAGGATATAACCTTAACAAGCCTAGGATTAAACCTAAAAGTTGAACCGACTTCTAAACTGAATACATATGGAAGCTTAATGAAAATTACATTTACAAAGGATCAAAAGAAATGTGTTAAAACCTTTATACAAATGACCACTGAAAATGTTCTAGATACATTGGGAGAAATAAGAATTTCTAAGAATCAAAGTTCAGATTTGTTATATCAAGTAGATATGAATAGTTCAGCAGGAAATGAATTACAGGGGGTAAAGGCGAGGGTAAAATTTTTTGCAAATATAAGCTGTGCTTCATCAGAAAATAATAAAAAGAAAAAACACAAGGTCACAGCTAAGGAAGAGGAAAAATATTGGTACCATGATTGCATAATAGCCTTATTAGATAACAAAATTATTCAGGGCTATCCAAATGGAGAAATGACCATAGATGACTATAGAAATGGCACTGTAGAACCAGCAGCTTATATAGAAGGAGCTATAAGGCCAAATGAAAACATAACAAGGGCTGAAACGGCAGAATTAATTGATAATGCATTGGCTAAGTACCTGACTAATTATGATGAAGTAAAGGATAGTGACTTATCTAAATACTATGTTGATCATAATGACATAAGGGATTGGGTTAAACCACATGTTATGAGAGTAACCGTTAACCACATAATGAAGGGCTATCCACGTACCTTAAATAACAAAGAATATTACTTTAAGCCTAATAAAAATATATCAAGGCAAGAAATGACTGCCGTTTTAGTTAGAGCCTTTGAACTGAAGCTAGAGAATGAAGGTTTTGAACTCACCTTTTATGATAGAGGAGAAATTGCAACATGGGCAGAGGAATATATAAAGACTGCAGTAGAAAACAAAGCCATTAATGGCTATCCCGATAAAAAATTTAAACCAAAGGATAGCATAACTAGGGCAGAAGCATTTACTATAATTTGCAAGCTATTAGGGTATCATGATACCCATTAA
- a CDS encoding energy-coupling factor transporter ATPase, whose amino-acid sequence MSNMIETKELVFEYEGNEGEKTIAVKNLSLNVKQGEFIVIIGHNGSGKSTLAKLMNAILLPSGGKVYVNNMDTSNEDMVWNIRQNAGMVFQNPDNQIVATLVEEDVAFGPENLGIQSEDIRKRVDVAMKSVGIYELRRKPPHLLSGGQKQRVAIAGVLAMRPQCIIFDEPTAMLDPSGRKEVMDAIEKLNKEGITIIHITHFMEEAVNAHRVIVMDDGKISLEGTPREVFSKVDKLKNIGLDVPQVTLLSHNLNKEGIDIPSDILTVDEMVSKLCQLL is encoded by the coding sequence ATGTCAAACATGATTGAGACTAAAGAATTAGTTTTTGAATATGAGGGTAATGAAGGAGAAAAAACTATAGCTGTAAAAAATCTTTCCCTTAATGTAAAACAAGGAGAGTTTATAGTTATTATTGGACACAATGGTTCTGGTAAATCTACCTTAGCTAAGCTTATGAATGCAATACTTCTACCTAGTGGTGGGAAAGTCTATGTAAACAATATGGATACCTCCAATGAGGATATGGTTTGGAATATTAGGCAAAATGCCGGTATGGTATTTCAAAATCCAGATAATCAGATAGTAGCAACACTAGTGGAAGAGGATGTGGCATTTGGACCTGAAAATCTTGGAATTCAGTCAGAGGATATTAGAAAAAGGGTAGATGTGGCCATGAAATCCGTAGGTATATATGAGCTTAGGAGAAAGCCTCCCCACCTGTTATCTGGAGGTCAGAAGCAAAGAGTAGCCATAGCTGGGGTATTGGCCATGAGACCACAATGTATAATATTTGATGAACCTACGGCAATGCTTGATCCCTCAGGTAGAAAAGAAGTAATGGATGCAATAGAAAAATTAAACAAAGAAGGTATAACTATAATTCATATTACTCACTTCATGGAAGAAGCAGTAAATGCCCATAGAGTAATAGTAATGGATGATGGGAAAATATCATTGGAAGGCACTCCAAGGGAAGTGTTTTCTAAGGTGGACAAGTTAAAGAACATAGGTCTAGATGTTCCACAGGTTACATTATTATCCCACAACCTCAATAAGGAAGGAATAGATATTCCCAGTGATATTTTAACTGTAGATGAGATGGTGAGTAAATTATGTCAATTATTGTAG